In one Steroidobacteraceae bacterium genomic region, the following are encoded:
- the trxA gene encoding thioredoxin TrxA produces MTSQHIVHTTDATFATDVLQANKPVLLDFWAEWCGPCKMIAGILDEIATEYKDRVTIAKLNIDENPATPPKFGIRGIPTLILFKNGSVEAQKVGALSKSQLAAFLDSNL; encoded by the coding sequence GTGACTAGTCAGCACATTGTGCACACCACCGATGCCACCTTCGCCACGGACGTGCTGCAGGCGAACAAGCCTGTCCTGCTCGATTTCTGGGCCGAGTGGTGCGGACCCTGCAAGATGATTGCCGGAATCCTCGATGAGATCGCGACGGAATACAAAGACCGCGTGACCATCGCCAAACTCAATATCGACGAGAATCCGGCGACACCTCCGAAGTTCGGCATCCGCGGTATTCCAACGCTGATCCTGTTCAAGAACGGCAGCGTCGAGGCACAAAAGGTCGGCGCGCTGTCGAAGTCGCAGCTGGCCGCATTCCTGGACAGCAACCTGTGA
- the rho gene encoding transcription termination factor Rho has translation MNLTDLKSRPISDLVSMAESMGLENMARSRKQDIIFSILKAHARKGEDIYGDGVLEILQDGFGFLRSADSSYLAGPDDIYVSPSQIRRFNLRTGDTISGLIRPPKDGERYFALLKVGEINFDSPDSSRNKVLFENLTPLHPTKRLKLERGNGSTEDLTARTIDLVAPIGKGQRGLIVSPPKAGKTMLLQNIATSITANQPEVYLIVLLIDERPEEVTEMQRTVKGEVVSSTFDEPAARHVQVAEMVIEKAKRLVEHKKDVVILLDSITRLARAYNTVVPSSGKVLTGGVDANALQRPKRFFGAARNIEEGGSLTILATALIDTGSKMDDVIYEEFKGTGNSEIHLDRRIAEKRVFPAVNINRSGTRKEELITDAGELAKIWILRKLLHPMDELAAIEFLLDKMKDTKTNAEFFDAMKR, from the coding sequence ATGAACCTGACGGATCTCAAGTCGCGGCCGATCAGTGATCTGGTGTCGATGGCCGAGTCCATGGGCCTCGAGAACATGGCCCGGTCGCGCAAACAGGACATCATTTTCTCCATCCTCAAGGCCCATGCGCGCAAGGGCGAGGACATCTACGGCGACGGCGTGCTCGAGATCCTGCAGGATGGCTTCGGCTTCCTGCGCTCTGCCGACAGTTCCTATCTGGCAGGCCCCGACGACATCTATGTATCGCCGTCTCAGATCCGAAGATTCAATCTGCGCACCGGCGATACCATTTCCGGCCTGATCCGGCCGCCGAAGGACGGGGAGCGGTATTTTGCGCTGCTCAAGGTCGGCGAAATCAATTTCGACTCACCGGACAGCTCGCGCAACAAGGTCCTGTTCGAGAACCTGACGCCACTGCATCCGACCAAGCGGCTGAAGCTCGAGCGCGGCAACGGTTCGACCGAGGACCTCACCGCCCGCACCATCGACCTGGTCGCGCCCATCGGCAAGGGTCAGCGCGGACTGATCGTCTCGCCGCCCAAGGCCGGCAAGACGATGCTGTTGCAGAACATCGCAACCTCCATCACCGCCAACCAGCCCGAGGTCTATTTGATCGTACTGCTGATCGACGAGCGGCCCGAAGAGGTCACGGAGATGCAGCGCACGGTCAAGGGCGAGGTCGTGTCCTCCACGTTCGACGAACCCGCGGCCCGGCACGTGCAGGTCGCCGAGATGGTCATCGAAAAGGCGAAACGCCTGGTCGAGCACAAGAAGGACGTGGTGATTCTGCTCGATTCGATCACGCGCCTCGCCCGTGCCTACAACACGGTCGTGCCATCGTCCGGCAAGGTGCTGACGGGCGGCGTCGATGCGAATGCCCTGCAGCGGCCGAAGCGATTCTTCGGCGCCGCACGCAATATCGAAGAGGGCGGCAGCCTCACGATCCTTGCGACCGCGCTGATCGATACCGGCTCGAAGATGGACGACGTCATCTACGAGGAGTTCAAGGGCACGGGCAACAGCGAAATCCACCTCGACCGGCGTATCGCCGAGAAGCGCGTGTTCCCGGCAGTCAACATCAATCGTTCCGGCACCCGCAAGGAAGAGTTGATCACCGACGCCGGCGAGCTCGCCAAGATCTGGATCCTGCGCAAACTCCTGCATCCGATGGACGAGCTCGCGGCAATCGAGTTCCTGCTCGACAAGATGAAAGACACCAAGACCAACGCCGAGTTCTTCGATGCCATGAAGCGCTGA